The Primulina eburnea isolate SZY01 chromosome 8, ASM2296580v1, whole genome shotgun sequence genome contains a region encoding:
- the LOC140839455 gene encoding E3 ubiquitin protein ligase RIE1-like has protein sequence MNQEYRRFFVGGDDVRPTRNSIATSFTHLFTRTATDSDQHRILVDNELEIYIIDDDGIGEDDDLAAQNSRDYGHSKPFLFLDMVWNLAFVLVSVFVILTTIQERPCTPLRLWISGYALQCILHMGFVWAEYQRRSIDDDFGGFQDFHFYGMFPFTSLRHNRIIQKLESVSTVLSSIWWVFGFYWIVMGGQLLLQDSPRLYWLLVVFLAFDIFFLIFCIAVACIVFLVLFCCFPILAAVAYTMTIGDGASENDIRSLPKYLYSHQNHTFENERKQVQLTPLSSHSNSMAELVLPLEDSECCICLYKYIDGVELCSLPCNHHFHHKCIAKWLRINATCPLCKLNILRGDLLV, from the exons ATGAACCAAGAATACCGGCGTTTTTTTGTAGGTGGTGACGACGTGAGGCCCACCAGAAACTCCATAGCCACTTCATTCACGCACCTTTTTACAAGAACAGCCACCGATTCTGACCAGCATAGGATCTTGGTGGATAATGAACTAGAAATCTACATTATTGATGATGATGGTATTGGTGAGGATGATGATTTAGCAGCTCAAAATAGTAGGGATTATGGCCACTCAAAACCCTTTCTGTTTCTTGATATGGTGTGGAATTTGGCATTTGTTCTGGTCTCTGTCTTTGTGATCTTAACCACCATTCAAGAGAGGCCCTGCACTCCTTTGAGGTTGTGGATTAGTGGGTATGCTTTGCAATGCATTCTGCACATGGGGTTTGTGTGGGCTGAGTACCAAAGGCGGAGCATTGATGATGATTTTGGAGGTTTTCAAGATTTTCATTTTTATGGGATGTTCCCTTTCACTTCTCTCCGTCACAACAG GATAATCCAAAAGTTGGAGTCCGTCAGTACTGTTCTTTCATCAATCTGGTGGGTCTTTGGATTCTATTGGATAGTCATGGGAGGCCAGCTGCTTCTGCAAGATTCTCCCCGTTTATACTG GCTGCTGGTGGTGTTTTTAGCGTTCGACATATTCTTTCTGATCTTCTGCATTGCGGTGGCTTGTATTGTTTTTCTGGTACTGTTTTGTTGCTTTCCGATCTTAGCTGCAGTTGCATACACAATGACTATTGGCGACGGGGCCTCAGAAAATGATATCAGATCTCTTCCGAAATATTTATATAGCCACCAAAATCACACATTCGAAAATGAAAGGAAACAAGTTCAGTTAACGCCACTGTCAAGCCATAGCAATTCTATGGCTGAGCTTGTTCTTCCTCTTGAGGATTCT GAATGCTGCATATGCCTGTACAAATATATTGATGGGGTGGAGTTATGTTCACTTCCCTGCAACCATCATTTCCACCATAAATGCATTGCGAAATGGCTTCGTATCAACGCAACGTGCCCTCTCTGCAAACTTAACATTCTACGGGGCGATTTGTTGGTCTGA
- the LOC140839456 gene encoding large ribosomal subunit protein cL37 alpha-like codes for MALLFTTPLFCPTYSSSTTSAPVAHPFFCFGNNFIAKHPKPSVGYTIRASLVSKSRGALIVKASSDVDGTGASAPDSPTHSDTNETVPVENLPLESKIQMNLEQKMKMKIAKKIRLRRKRLLRKRHLRKMGRWPPSKLKKNKNV; via the exons ATGGCTCTCCTCTTCACCACTCCTCTCTTCTGTCCTACGTATTCTTCATCTACGACATCTGCACCAGTTGCTCACCCTT TCTTCTGTTTCGGCAATAACTTCATCGCTAAGCATCCAAAACCATCTGTTGGATATACGATTCGAGCATCTCTTGTCTCAAAAAGCAGAGGTGCATTGATTGTTAAGGCATCTTCTGATGTTGATGGAACCGGAGCCAGTGCTCCAGATTCTCCTACTCATTCTGACACAAATGAAACTGTGCCTGTTGAGAATCTCCCTTTGGAATCCAAGATCCAGATGAATCTCGAGCAGAAGATGAAAATGAAAATTGCAAAGAAGATCAGATTAAGGAGAAAGAGGCTTCTGAGAAAACGCCATTTGAGGAAGATGGGACGATGGCCACCTTCAAAGTTGAAGAAAAACAAGAATGTGTAA